The genomic stretch TGGTTGAATAAAAATTACAAAACTAAAAAGCCTCTACTTTCATAGACACTTTCGAAATTTATATTTAACATAGCTCTTACATGAGCGTTCATTACTGAAGCTATTGGATCTATTCGATCAGTTGCTTTACTTTTATCTAACATGATGTTTTCATTTGCATCTTGTCGAGTAACTGCATTATTGATGGCCCATGTTAAAACAGGATTGTTATCATGTATTACATTACCTTTGTACACTTCTTCTCTAAAGTGTTTAGTAGGTGCGCCAAGTGTAGCGATACCTTGTCTAATTTCGACCATTGTATAACCATCTGACTCCATATCCTGCATGAATTGAGTTGCGTTCCAAGGATCGGCGCAAATTTCAGAAGCATTAATACCATATTCCTTTTCCATTCGCTTTATATATACACGAATGAAAGCATAATCTACTACTGCACCTGGAGTTGTAGTAATCCAACCTTGTTTAACCCATAAATCATAAGGTACTTTATCTGAACGCATTTTGGCCTTTAGTGTATCTTCTGGCATGAAAGAATGGCTAAACACATAATATAGGCCATCTTTTACGATAATGAAGCCTATACTTGTTAAGTCAATCTTTGCTGATAAATCGACACCTACAATACATTTCATTCCACTTAATTCTTCTAGGCTTATCTTTTTACCGCATAAATTCCACTTGCTCATATCTAGATAACCGTTGTCTTTTTGGTCCACCCAAATGTTCATATTCTTAGTTAAGAAGTTTCGCATTTTTTCTGGGACATCTAAAGCAGTTTGGAGTTCGCTGCTAATGAAATTTATACCTTCTTCATAAGTGGCCACTATAGGATTAGCTTTAATCCAATTTCTTTCGTCTTTAATATCGTCATCTTTATCTAACTCACAAATCATTACAAAGTATTGATCATTTTTTATAGGTGATTCGCTATCTAAAATAGATGAAACGTATTGATATTCTGTATAACAAGGACTACTTAAATTAAATCCTGCTGTAGTGATAATAACTATTAGAGGTGATTTTCTAGCCACCATACCAGAAATTAGAACATCGTATATTTCAGGTGTTTCATGTGCATGAAATTCATCTATAACGGCCAAGCTTGGGTTAGTTCCATCACCTGTTTTTCTAGATTCTTTAGATAATGGTTTAATGATCGAACCACGCTTTTCATGTTTAATTCGGCCATAAGAATTATTGAATTTACCTTTTAGTAAATCGACTGCTTCTATCTGGCCTAGCACCTCATTGTAAACCAAGCTTGATTGTTCTCTACCCCAACCAGCTATATAACATTCTTCCTGTTCTTCTGATAAGAAGCAGATATAAGAAGTTATTAAGGCCAATAATTGAGATTTAGCATTTTTCCTTGCCAACTGAATATAAACTTTTCTAAATCGTCTTAAATTAGTTACTTTATGTTTCCAACAAAAGATGTTGGCTACCACAAACAATTGAAAATCAGTTAATTCTATTCTTTGATTGGCCAGTACACCTTTAGAATGTTTAAACATTTTGGACCATTTATAGAAGCGAAATAATTCATCTGCATCAAAATAGAATTCAAATTCATCATCTGCTATCTGCTGAACATCACTCAAAAAGCGTTCACAAGCTGCAATATGTTTCTTACAGGCCAGTATCTTACCTTCAACAATATCCTGGGCATAATTAGTAATACGCTCAAGTAAATTCATAAAGCATCACCAAACAATTCTTCTTCTTCAGTCTTTTCCTTTTCTTCTTTCTTTGGAATTACTAACTTACAACGCGAAGAAATAGTTAGGCCTAAATCAGAAGCTGATTGCCTGGACTGTTTAAAGAATTTATCTTGATGGGTAATTAGAGTATCAAAATCTGCTTCTAGTGGATCTAATTCCAATAACTGATTAGATATTTTAACGTACATATTTCTGGCAATTAAAAAACGAGCTAGTGCATCAACATCAAGATTAGTCATAATCCCAATTTGCATTAACTCGTTACTTATTTTTTTAAATTCCCTTTTTAAATCATTAGGAAGGTAAGCTGGTGGTTTGACTTTATCCGAAGGAGCTTTTATTTCCGTTGCTTTTCGTTCCTCGATTTCCTTTTTGGTCAAATGCTTGTTCCCTTTGATTAAAAGTAAGTCTATAGGTTGTCTTGCGCCTGACACGACCCTCACCTCCTTCTGAAATTTTTCGTGGGGAATTTTTTTTGTGTCACAGTGGATACACGGTATTACAGACACGTGTCCTAGCTTTTTGGACACCCCTACCCTTTGTCCAAATGGTATTTCCCTGGACAAGCTATCTTTCGGTATAAGCCATCTTAATGCGTTTAAAGACTAGCTAGCATTCTAATTTTAGACAGCCTTTCAAAGAGTATTTTTTTTTCTAGCTTTTTTCATATTTATTGATATCTTAACTCTTTTTCTATTAATTGTGGACTTAGTTTTTTTTCTATTAATTGAAGGCTTAGGTGTTTTTCTATTAATTGACTTAATATTTTTTATAGCTTTATGTAAATCAGATGGTATTTTATCGTTTTTATGTTGTTTATAAAAACCTTCAATCATTAAAAGCACTTGTTGACCATAGATGGTTTTATCTACTACTTGATTTTTAATTACTTCGAAACAAGCTTGAATAAATACATCTGGATCAAATTGACCCTTCATTATATTAATTGATTTACAACACAACACAATATTTTTTTTACTATATGGTAGTTTCTTATCCCCAAATTTAGATACTTTACGATCCACACTAAAACCCAAAATAGCTAACTCATCCTTATATAGTTCTAAATTCCAAAACTCCATTTTTTCCGCTTTCGTTAAAGGGTTTTTAATTTTAAGCTTTTTATATTGTTTTTCTTTTTTTCTGTCCTCTAACTTCATTTCAAGTCCTGTATAAGTACAAAGGTTATTTTTCTCGTATCGCTTCTTCAAATAGTATGCTAGATGAAGTTGATTTTTGAACTCAATGTCTATATTTCGTTTTTCTTTAAATTTTTGACACGCTCTTTTATAGAAAGGCAAACAATTATCACAAATTTTTCCAGATGTTATAACA from Arthrobacter citreus encodes the following:
- a CDS encoding terminase large subunit; translated protein: MNLLERITNYAQDIVEGKILACKKHIAACERFLSDVQQIADDEFEFYFDADELFRFYKWSKMFKHSKGVLANQRIELTDFQLFVVANIFCWKHKVTNLRRFRKVYIQLARKNAKSQLLALITSYICFLSEEQEECYIAGWGREQSSLVYNEVLGQIEAVDLLKGKFNNSYGRIKHEKRGSIIKPLSKESRKTGDGTNPSLAVIDEFHAHETPEIYDVLISGMVARKSPLIVIITTAGFNLSSPCYTEYQYVSSILDSESPIKNDQYFVMICELDKDDDIKDERNWIKANPIVATYEEGINFISSELQTALDVPEKMRNFLTKNMNIWVDQKDNGYLDMSKWNLCGKKISLEELSGMKCIVGVDLSAKIDLTSIGFIIVKDGLYYVFSHSFMPEDTLKAKMRSDKVPYDLWVKQGWITTTPGAVVDYAFIRVYIKRMEKEYGINASEICADPWNATQFMQDMESDGYTMVEIRQGIATLGAPTKHFREEVYKGNVIHDNNPVLTWAINNAVTRQDANENIMLDKSKATDRIDPIASVMNAHVRAMLNINFESVYESRGFLVL
- a CDS encoding phage terminase small subunit P27 family, which codes for MSGARQPIDLLLIKGNKHLTKKEIEERKATEIKAPSDKVKPPAYLPNDLKREFKKISNELMQIGIMTNLDVDALARFLIARNMYVKISNQLLELDPLEADFDTLITHQDKFFKQSRQSASDLGLTISSRCKLVIPKKEEKEKTEEEELFGDAL